One Limisphaerales bacterium DNA segment encodes these proteins:
- a CDS encoding DUF1592 domain-containing protein — translation MKGIVSMRNLGCGLLLWLGAASAMAAEEFDRVVAPFFKTHCVKCHGPEKQKGKVTLHNVDSGLAAGKSLERWELILEVLESGEMPPEEERERPEAAAVGAVTKWIEAGLRKAVAQGGETPVAPQARRLTNFEYENTIRDLIGFRLKLTDNLPKDPEKPYHFNNTAEFMLLGPEQVDRYLENARKVMASAIVDPEKPEVHKARREWQRHGLDRGMGLDEIGVWGNRRHSPSGGMGLKSFPDTGEFVIRMQASAILPPGVKGAPLRLIMGQTINLNSSSQRVEPVGGAYLVNSPDEPRVLEFRGRIENYPLTRGLVIRGNQQPDSRVITPQVLYDDGTLNDGKRNLTMPRVVINWMEFEAPVTDVWPPAHHRRILFDSPLRESDPEAYVQEVIRRFTSRAFRRPASEAEVQRFEQIYRLVLPELKTMEAAMRETLAMVLVSPQFLYHTVADGEVTHRQYELASRLSYFLWGTMPDAALLELAGQGRLGDPKVMEQQTRRLLADARSQDFVHNFTMQWLSLAKMKTVPINQQLFPRFLFYVSAGERRGTEEPYRPTIRDYMLEETTGFVAELIRRNAEVANVVDSEFAWLNQPLAVHYGVPGVEGNNFRAVPLKPEHRLGGLLTQGSMLIGNGTGSAPHPIYRAVWLREAILGDDVADPPADVPALSDSAGESAEKALTIKDLLAKHRQKESCRDCHARLDPWGIPFEHYNAIGKYQPLVPREGARVSGFNLQTHGDLAGYADYLKTINTERVDATARVPRGPDVNGMADLKAYLQKDRRDEIAENLLRRLLSYSLGRDLTPRDRFAVDAMLQESATHEHRLLDMIVTICQSPLFKGTEKK, via the coding sequence ATGAAAGGAATTGTTTCGATGAGGAATCTCGGCTGCGGATTGCTATTGTGGCTCGGTGCCGCTTCGGCGATGGCGGCCGAGGAATTTGATCGAGTCGTCGCGCCTTTTTTCAAAACGCACTGCGTGAAGTGTCATGGGCCGGAGAAGCAGAAGGGGAAGGTGACGTTGCATAATGTGGACAGCGGCTTGGCGGCGGGGAAATCGCTGGAGCGTTGGGAGTTGATTTTGGAAGTGCTGGAAAGCGGCGAGATGCCGCCCGAGGAGGAGAGGGAACGGCCAGAAGCGGCGGCTGTCGGTGCGGTGACGAAGTGGATTGAGGCGGGCTTGCGGAAGGCGGTGGCGCAGGGAGGGGAAACGCCGGTGGCTCCGCAGGCGCGGCGGTTGACCAACTTCGAGTACGAGAACACCATCCGCGACTTGATCGGTTTTCGGCTGAAGCTGACGGATAATTTGCCCAAGGATCCGGAGAAGCCGTATCATTTCAACAACACCGCCGAGTTCATGTTGCTGGGGCCGGAGCAGGTGGATCGTTATCTGGAAAACGCCCGCAAGGTGATGGCCAGCGCGATTGTTGATCCGGAAAAGCCGGAGGTGCACAAGGCGCGTCGCGAGTGGCAGCGGCACGGGCTGGACCGGGGCATGGGCTTGGACGAGATTGGGGTCTGGGGCAATCGTCGGCATTCCCCGTCCGGCGGCATGGGGCTGAAGAGTTTTCCGGACACAGGCGAGTTCGTCATTCGCATGCAGGCCTCGGCGATCTTGCCGCCGGGTGTGAAGGGCGCGCCGTTGCGGCTGATCATGGGGCAGACGATCAATCTCAACAGCTCCTCCCAGCGCGTGGAACCGGTGGGCGGCGCGTATCTGGTCAACAGCCCGGACGAGCCGAGGGTGCTGGAGTTTCGCGGGCGCATTGAAAACTATCCGCTGACGCGCGGGCTGGTTATCCGGGGCAATCAACAGCCCGACAGCCGCGTCATCACGCCGCAGGTGTTGTATGACGACGGCACGCTCAACGACGGCAAGCGCAACCTCACCATGCCGCGCGTCGTGATCAACTGGATGGAGTTCGAGGCGCCGGTCACGGACGTCTGGCCGCCGGCGCATCACCGGCGCATTTTGTTCGACTCGCCCTTGCGCGAAAGTGATCCCGAAGCCTACGTGCAAGAGGTCATCCGCCGCTTTACCTCGCGGGCCTTCCGTCGGCCGGCGAGCGAGGCCGAGGTGCAACGCTTTGAGCAAATCTACCGGCTGGTGTTGCCGGAGCTGAAAACCATGGAAGCGGCTATGCGCGAGACACTGGCGATGGTGTTGGTTTCGCCGCAGTTCCTCTATCACACCGTGGCGGATGGCGAGGTGACCCACCGTCAGTACGAGTTGGCCTCGCGGCTTTCGTATTTTCTCTGGGGCACCATGCCTGATGCGGCACTACTGGAACTGGCCGGGCAGGGGCGGTTGGGCGACCCCAAGGTGATGGAACAACAAACGCGCCGGCTGCTGGCCGACGCGCGCTCGCAGGATTTCGTGCACAATTTCACCATGCAATGGCTGAGCTTGGCCAAGATGAAGACTGTGCCGATCAACCAGCAACTCTTTCCGCGTTTTCTTTTTTACGTTTCAGCCGGAGAACGCAGGGGCACGGAGGAACCTTACCGGCCGACAATCCGCGATTACATGCTGGAGGAGACCACCGGCTTCGTGGCCGAGTTGATCCGCCGCAATGCCGAGGTGGCAAACGTGGTAGATTCCGAGTTCGCTTGGCTGAACCAACCCCTGGCCGTGCACTACGGTGTTCCGGGAGTGGAGGGAAACAACTTTCGCGCCGTGCCGCTGAAGCCCGAGCATCGGCTGGGCGGCTTGCTTACGCAGGGCTCGATGTTGATCGGTAATGGCACGGGCTCGGCGCCGCATCCGATCTATCGCGCGGTCTGGTTGCGCGAGGCGATTCTTGGCGATGATGTGGCCGATCCGCCCGCGGACGTCCCGGCCTTGTCCGACAGCGCCGGCGAATCGGCCGAGAAAGCGCTCACCATCAAGGATCTGCTGGCCAAGCATCGGCAGAAGGAAAGTTGCCGTGACTGCCACGCTCGCCTGGATCCGTGGGGAATTCCTTTCGAGCACTACAACGCCATCGGCAAGTACCAGCCGCTCGTGCCGAGGGAGGGTGCGCGGGTCAGTGGGTTCAACCTGCAAACCCACGGCGACCTCGCCGGTTATGCGGACTATCTGAAGACCATCAACACCGAACGCGTGGACGCCACCGCCCGCGTTCCGCGCGGTCCGGATGTCAACGGCATGGCTGACCTGAAGGCTTACTTGCAGAAGGACCGTCGGGATGAGATTGCCGAAAACCTCCTGCGCCGTCTGCTTAGTTATAGCCTCGGCCGAGATCTGACGCCACGCGACCGGTTTGCGGTGGACGCCATGCTCCAAGAGTCCGCCACGCAC